In Pseudomonas sp. MTM4, one genomic interval encodes:
- the fabG gene encoding 3-oxoacyl-ACP reductase FabG, whose amino-acid sequence MSKTILVTGSSRGIGRAIALRLAESGHDIVLHCRARRDEAEAVQARIQAMGRQARILQFDVADREQCRMQLEADIEAHDAYYGVVCNAGLTRDGAFPALSEDDWDQVLRTNLDGFFNVLQPLTMPMIRRRQPGRIVCITSVSGLIGNRGQVNYSASKAGVIGAAKALAVELGKRRITVNCVAPGLIDTDMLDEHLPIEEMLKMIPAQRMGTPEEVAGAVNFLMSDEAGYITRQVLAVNGGLC is encoded by the coding sequence ATGAGCAAAACCATTCTCGTCACTGGCTCCAGCCGTGGCATCGGCCGGGCCATCGCCCTGCGCCTGGCCGAAAGCGGCCACGACATCGTCCTGCACTGCCGCGCCAGGCGCGATGAGGCCGAAGCCGTGCAAGCGCGCATTCAGGCCATGGGCCGCCAGGCGCGCATCCTGCAATTCGACGTTGCAGACCGTGAGCAATGCCGCATGCAGCTGGAGGCCGATATCGAAGCGCATGACGCCTACTACGGGGTGGTCTGCAACGCCGGCCTGACCCGCGACGGCGCATTTCCGGCGCTGAGCGAAGACGACTGGGATCAAGTGCTGCGTACCAATCTGGATGGCTTTTTCAACGTGCTGCAGCCGTTGACCATGCCGATGATTCGCCGCCGCCAGCCCGGCCGGATCGTGTGCATCACGTCCGTCTCTGGCCTGATCGGCAATCGAGGCCAGGTCAACTACAGTGCCTCCAAGGCCGGGGTGATCGGCGCGGCCAAGGCGCTGGCGGTGGAACTGGGCAAACGCCGGATCACCGTCAACTGCGTCGCGCCAGGACTGATCGACACCGACATGCTCGACGAACACCTGCCCATCGAGGAGATGCTCAAGATGATCCCCGCCCAGCGCATGGGAACGCCCGAGGAGGTCGCCGGAGCGGTGAACTTCCTGATGTCGGATGAGGCAGGCTACATCACTCGCCAGGTATTGGCCGTGAACGGCGGGCTGTGCTGA